The following is a genomic window from Vitis vinifera cultivar Pinot Noir 40024 chromosome 6, ASM3070453v1.
TAGGATAGGGATGAAGGGAGAGGGAGGATGCATGCGCTTGTGGTAGTGAGTGGGATTTTCAAATTGGTGATCAGTCTTGGGGGTCAGAAGTGCAGGTTGAGTGTGGCAAAAGGTATAGAGTAGCAGCGGCTGCAAGAGGTAGGCAGGCTAGAGCAGTTGAGCCGGTCTCAACTGTGAGTGGGCCTAGGCCCAGAACAGCTAGATGGGaggcttttaaagaaaatggtcGCATGGGCTCAAGTGGTGCAGGGGAATGGGATAGAAGCCCAAATCCAGAGGTGAGCCTGGGCGACATCTCTTTGAGGCCTCATGGGCCCAATTTTATTAAGCCCTCCTTGAGCATATCGGAGaggctttctttttcttctaagGCTCTTACAAAAccccgggggggggggggggggggggggggtgtgggGCACGGGGGGTTGGAGCATGAGCTTCTTGCCGCCGACAGGGAGTTGCTTTCTAGTTGTCTGAAGCTCACCGACACGGCGTTGTTAGAGGAAGCATCCAGGTATCCCGCTGATCCCAAACTCTCTTTCCTTGGGGCCCGACGAAGCTTATGGAGGGGGTTTCAAGTGGAGCGGAAGGGTTAGTGGAAGGGGCGATGGACCGGATTCCGTTGCGAGTAGTACGGATTGAAGACTTGTCGGCTCTTAGTGGCTAGAAATAGCCACTTTGGGGTTCGAGAGGCAGTGATAGTGAGGCTGAGTTAGCACTTGTCTTGGTTGGTTTGGATTATGCGAGTCATTTGGAGGAAAAGAGAGATTTTTTTCAAGAAGAAGGGGGGCAGGATGAAGGGTGGAGCTCCAACTGTCTTGCAAAGTTCAGTTGGTGCCTTGGAATGTCGACAAAAGGGTATGAAGAGGAAATGTTGTACCTCTAGAGGAGAATGAAGGGAAGGATTGATCAGAAGAGGCAGGACGGGGCAACCAAGAAGACGATTTTGAAATCCTCAAAATCCAGTAGGGAACTCAAGAAGCTGGAGTGGACTATAAACTATAAGCTATAAGAAAGCTAAAATGGGTTCTAGCGTGGGTATTTTTGGAGGGGCTTCTGGATCAGGGtgtaaatgaagataaaaattttatcgTGGAATGTTAGAGGGGTTAATGATAGAGATAAAAGGAAGATCATTAAGTTAGTCATCAAATCCCAAAGAGTGGATGTGGTTTATTTACAGgaaactaaaattaaagaaatgactaTGGGGCTTGTTCGTAGTCTAAGGGTGGGAAGACATCTAGACTGGGGAGCAGTCAATTCTAGGGGTGCAGCTGGTGGTATTCTGGTGTTTTGGGATAACAAATTGGTGGAGTTGGTTGATCTAGTAGAAGGGGTTTTCTCAATTTCATGTCGTTCAAAAATTGTGTGGACGATATAGTGTGGGTGTTCACTGGTGTGTATGGGTCAGTCTGTAGCAGAGATAGAGAGAATTTCTGGGAGGAACTTGGGTCAATAAAAGGTTTATGGAGTGACCCTTGGTGTGTAGGAGGGGATTTCAATTTGTTAAGGTTTCCAGAGGAGCGTAGTAGGGAAGGAGGGCTTACAGCTTCAATGAGGAGATTCTCAAAAGTGATAGAGGATTTGGAGTTGAGCGATTTTCCTTTGGTGAGGGGCCTGTTTACTTGGAGAGGCGGCTTGAATAACCAAGCCCAGTCTAGGTTTGACCGGTTTTTAGGGACAAAAACTGGGATAGCTTTTTCAATGGAGATGTGCAGGGAATTCTTCCCAAACTAGTCTCTAATCACTTCCCCGTCCTCCTAGAAGGAGGAGGTTTGAAGATGGGACCTTCCcctttcagatttgagaatatgtggttggaGGAAGAGGGTTTCAAAGATAAGCTGAAAATGTGGTGAGGGAGTTTAAATTTTACAGGGACATCCAGCTTTATCTTAGATGCTAAATTGAGGGCCTTAACAAATATTCTAAAGATTTGGAATCAAGAAGAGTTTGGGCTCATTGAGACTAAAAAGGGTGAAGCTCTTAGGCAGGTTGAGTATTGGGATGAAAAGGAGAAATATTCAGCTTTAAATCTGGAAGAGTGTGAAGCTAGAAAAAAGGCGAGGGAGTCTTATAAGTCTTGGGGTGTTGAGGGAAGAGATCTCCTGGAGACAGAAGTCTAGGGAGTTATGGCTGAAGGAGGAGGACAATAATACCAGATTTTTTCATAGGATGGCGAATGTTCTCAATAGAAGAAACTGGCTGTCCAAGTTGAAAGTGAATGGTTGTTGGCACTTGGaggataataatttaaaaaacagtGTGGTAGGGCATTTCAAAAGTTGTATTCAGAAGAAAAGGGGTGACGTCCTTGTATCGACGGGCTGTCCTTTATGGGGTTAGTTAGCAGTGAGGCTGAGGGGTTGGAGATTCCTTTTACGGAAGAAGAGGTGTTTGCAACTCTATCAGATCTGGTCAAGGACAAAGCCCCCAGGCTGGATGGATTTACCATGGCTTTTTGGCTtttttgttgggatgtgatGAAGGTAGAGATTATGagtttttttagagaatttcatGAAATGGGCAGATTTGTAAAGTCTCTAAATGCCACCTTCTTGGTTTTAGTCCCAAAGAAGGGAGGTGcagaagatttgaaagatttcaaGCCGATTAGCCTTGTGGGAAGCCTTTACAACTTGTTGGCCAAGGTGTTGGCAAATAGTATCAAGAAGGTTATGGGGAAAGTGATTTCCAAAcctcaaaatgcctttgtggagggtagacaaattctagatgcagctttgattgcaaatgaggttGTGGATTCTAGGTTGAAAAGCAATCAAGGGGGTGTGTtgtgcaagttggatatagagaaggcatATGATCATGTCAATTGGAAGTTCTTGTTGGCAGTGcttaaaaaaatgggttttggggagagaTGGATTAAGTGGATAGAGTGATGCACCTTTACTATGAGATTCTCTGTTCTTATAAATGGCTCTCTCTCCggtttttttcaaagtttgaggggtttgagacaaggagaccctctCTCCCCTTATCTGTTTGTGATAGCTATGGAGGCGTTTAGTTGCTTATTAAGAAGGGCTATTAGTGGGGGCTTTTTATTAGGGTGAAGGGTGAGAGGCAAGGAAGGTGAGGGGATTCTGATCTCACGCGTGCTATTTGCGGATGACACTTTGGTGTTTTGTGAGGAGTCTCATGATCAGTTGACATATCTAAGCtggcttctcatgtggtttgaggcttgctcaGGGTTGAgagtttatttggaaaagagCGAGCTTATCCCAATGGGGAGGGTGCATGATATAGAGGATTTAGTCTTGGAGTTGGGTTGTAAAGTGGGTGGTCTGCCTTCTTGTTATTTGGGTTTGCCTTTGGGGGCACCCTTCAAATCAGAGGTGGTTTGGGATGGAGTTGAAGAGAGGTTTCGAAAAAGGCTTGCAATGTGGAAGAGACAGTATATATCAAAAGGAGGAAGACTCACCCTAATTCGGAGCACTCTCTCTAGCATGTCTATTTACTTCATGTCTCTCTTTATTTGCGCGGAAAAGTAAGGTCGAGGTTGGAGAAGATTCAgagggattttctgtggggtgGAAGAGCTCTGGTGCAGAAGCCACATCTTGTTAGGTGGAACTTGGtttgtttggaaagaaagaaaggtggTCTGGGTGTGAGAAATTTAGCCTTGATGAATAAAGCTCTCTTGAGTAAGTGGAATTGGTGCTTTGCCAGTGAAAGTGAGGCTTTGTGGAAGCAGGTTATCAGTAAAAAATATGGTATAGAGGAGGGAGGATGGTGTACTCGGGCTGTAAGCGGGAGGTATGGTGTCGAGCTTTGGAAAACAATTAGAAAGGAGTGGTTGTGTATGAATAGCAGTTTAACCTACCGCGTGGGTTGTGGTAGGAGAGTGAGTTTCTGGAAGaacaagtggtgtggagataTGCCTCTTTGCGAGTCTTTCCCTTCATTATTTGCCATCTCCTTGGTTAAAGAAGATTGGGTATCGAATGTTTGGAACCCAGATGGTGTAGGAGATGGTTGAACCCTTCTTTTCTCAAGgtcgtttaatgattgggagattggGATGGTGGAGAGTTTTATGCTTAAAATCCAAGCCTTTAAGGTGCATAGGGAGGACGATGATAAAGTGGTGTGGATAGCATCTAAGAGTGGAGCTTTCTCAGTCAAGTCGCTTTATtctattttagagcccggaaTTTCTTCTTTGTTCCCTTGTGGTAGTATTTGGAGGGCGAGCGTGCCTCTTAAGGTaactttctttgcttgggaggcttcctGAAGTAAAATCTTAACTTTGGAGCAACTCCAGAGGAGGGGGTactctttggcaaataggtgttttctatGCCTTTCTGAAGTAGAAACGGTGGATCACCTTTTACTTCATTGTGTAAAGACGCAGGTTTTGTGGAATctccttttctccctttttggtgtgGCTTTGGTTCTCTCTGGTTTAGTTAAGGAAactctccttaggtggcatggTGCGTTTGTAGGGAAGACCCGTAAaaaggcttggcaaatggcccccttatatatattttggtcaGTCTGGAATGAAAGAAATTTGCTAACTTTTGGGAATGAGGAGCTTTCGCTTTAaaggttgaaatattcttttgtatgtaatctttggtcttgagttagggtgtttatagttttgagccCTTCTTCTCTTATTAGCTtttttgagtggctaggctctaagTAAGAGTAGGGGTTGTTGTTTATATCCTCCTCCTTTGGTTTCAAGCCTTTGGGctgcttttgtatactccctgtatacttagaggacactttttggtgtttcctcttttcgtttaatattattctttttatctataaaaaaaaaattaaaaaaaaatcccaaaataatAGTTATTTCCTTTAAGGATTTTGGCTTAAGGGTGTGAAATAGTGTGCTTTAATAATGAgatttattaattgtttaagTGATCTGGTTGCAATGACCTTTTGAGGACAAGCAGGGGTAGTAGAGGAGTATGGGCCACATGGCATAGAGTTTGCTTCTTGGCTTCTCTATGGATGTTTGTAACCAAGAGATCACCATGTCTCATTGCTAAGGATTTGGAGGCAGCTTGCTTGGATTTTCCAGCTCCTGATCTATAGTAGTCTAGCTCATGCCCCGCGACCTTTCTTACTATCTTTGATTGTCCTCTCCTGGGCCCTCCCTTGGGCAGTCAGAAAGGTTTATTTAGGATGGCATTGCAGCTTTGTTGGGAATAAGCATATAAAAGAGTAGCCTCTTTTGCTTGTTTTGGACTACATAAAGGGAGTGAAGCCAGAGGATGTCCAAAGATTCGAAGCAATtggttcaaattttaaaagatttctTTGTTCTCTTTTCTTGTGGTCTAAGAAGTCTTTGGATGCGAGTCCTATGTCTTTGCCCTTTTTCATTACTATTGATCTTGGTAAATTGGCCCCATTTGGCGCTTTTTACATACTTTTGGAGTACCTGGATTGTGCCCTTTTTTTATAAGTGcttctaataaaattttcttgtcaatagaaacaaaaatgattaaaatttttagagagagagaatgaattAGGAAGCTGATTGGTAACCAGGAAATTCAGGTTGAATTACCATTGAAGCTTATTGTGCCACCCAAgcaaatttgtttttgaaaacatttaaatAGTACAAATGAGATACACCATGCATCTACTCCAAATCAATATGATATGGACCAATAAAGTTGAGCACTTAGAGTtgttagaaaatttgaaaatggcgTCAGACATAGGAATTAGGAATAATCTCATTATTGAAGAGCAGTCCTCGATCAGCTGGGCATCATTAGGCAGTAGAAGCCCATGACAATTGATTCATCAAGGGACATGATAGCCTCCTTTTTTTGAAGGCCTAAGTTATAAGAGAGCTAGGGCTTTAGAGGAATTGGCAACATTGTTCTTAAAGGAGCAACATGCACTAAAGCACAACCTAATGTATGTACCTAAGCCAAGCAAGTTGTAACTTATGGGTGCATGTCAATTTTATAAATCAGTGTAACTGTGGACATGCGAACATTTATTATACTCTCATAATCACCAAATATAATCTAAAAAGTCCAATccaagcaataaaaaaaaaaaaaaaaagattccaaGCATTTAAATAAgcatccaataaaaaaaataaaaatcaatgagATTAAATAAAATTCCAATATACAGCcacaaatttcaagaataaaattgcaaattgcaaaaggacaaaaaaaaagaaaaaaaggaaaaaaaaaaaaaggacaaggTGTGACTTCACAAACAAGATGCTATAGCTAGGGAGCCATTATACCGAGGCCTAGGAATGCCTCTAATGACTATAGTTTGCATGATATCCCTTTTCCTTTAATACAGAAAGATCCATGATTATTGCATTTACTGCTGGTGTTTTGTGTTCCTATGGTTTTGGCAGTACTCAGGGAAATTTTTTTCCCTCTGTTTTTAGCTTGTTTTTGCCTTATTTTGAGAAAGatatcctctttttttttttccctttaaacaATATCcgaaaattttgttaaaattgaGATATTAATTTCCAAGGGCACAATGATTCTTCCTAACCACCAGCTTCACATCCAACCTATTCTACAAGCCTGTGGGTAGCCTTGCAAGAATCTAGGTTGGTTCTCTTGGGGAGAACTAGGAGAAAAGAGTGTCAGATATGGAGGTGGATAGGTCTGAAGCATTTGGATATGCTGAAGAAAGCCTATATATACTAGGAGGcaaaattagtttgattcaGAATTGCATACTGAAAATCCTTATTTGTTCTCATTTGTGCTCCCAATCAAGTTACTTACAGGCTTGAGTAGATTGAAAGAGATCTATTGAGATAAATTTTAGCTACTAAGAAAGATAATTTGGTCAATTGATAGACAATTGTTCTCTCCAACATCAATGCTCACCAAAACACTATGttatattcattattgatgtttCTCGTGTTTAACATGTGCTTCCTTTATGTTCTGATGTATGAACCTGgatttattttcaaatctacACCTTTTGCAGCATACAGTACACATAGGACATCAAGATAGCATGCTGTACTCTTTTTCATAAACTTTACAGCAATATTGGATGAAGTTTGTAAATGGGTATTTTGAGCAAAAACATGTACTTGTCCAggaattttcttttagaaaaccCACCAGCATTTTATTACATCTAAAAGTGAAGTGAATCAGTCAATTCAAAGATCACACAATGCAGTGGACAACTTTGAGTTTAAGGAATGCTACTGTTCTTGTACTATTGCACAGTGCTTCCTACATAATTAATCTACAATAATCAGAAGGGAATAAATATCTTCTGAAAGTTACTTAGGGCAGAAGTCCATGAAAAGTGATAGCACATCACCTGAATGCGAATTAAGTTTTCTAATACTAGTATGATTTCTAAAGGACGGACAATATTTGCTAGTGTAAACAGATTAAAGGCCAGCAATCCTATTATAAGGGGAAGCATGGTGGACCTTGGTCAACCCTAGTACCATACCTGTGGCACAAAGTCAACCACGCAACAACTTACAGGTGTGCTTTAGGCATCCAAAGATTTGTTCTCGGTCTCCACAAGGTCATGGTAGCAATACATGTACCTGTCAAGCAGAGGAATTGGATATTCCATATCTATCTAgcctataattttaaaactcattCAGAAATTCCACGACAGATTGAGCTATTGTGACAAAAAAACAGTATTTTATGAATTTGACAGGGCAATTAAGCTTGAATCAGCATGTTCATGAAATCATGCAATGTTGTCAACATGGTAACTAAGCAACATTGTGCAGAGATGCTGTAAAAAGATGATCTTTCCTATTTTGCTTGCAGTTTGTGCTCCTCTTTAATGTTTGATGATGCTAGGTGTCATTAATGTCCTGGAAATCTTACTGCTACCTTACTAGGATGGCATGTTCAAGGATTGTGCTATGGATCATACAGTTTCCCTTATGTTGAACTCATTCAGGTGCATGCTTATTCACAATAATACATTAAACTTTTAGATGGCTGGTTGGTTCAACAATGCCACTTTAACTGGTATTGCCAATGGTCCCTGGATgtcttttaaaaacaacaaatgGATTTAccggaaaaaaatatatatatttggtactttttgaagaaaagagaaagatacACATTGTTCAAAAGATGAAAGAAAGCAGCCAGTTCCACTTCTTAGAGTATAGGATTTTCTCCTGAAACTGAGATTCCAAGAAAGATTGCTGCAGGAAGAAATGCAAACCTTGATACCACTAGCTTCCTTGGATGGATTCAGGAAAACAAGATAGAAAGAAGTGTTAACCTCACTAAAGTTAATCCAAATTTTCATTTGAGAACCCAAGTTTGATGCATATAAGGATGGAAAGCAGCAATGTCTGACAGATTAATTAGACCCAGGGAGTGTCTTGAAATTCTTGAACAATCTAGGTTGGCATATCAAGTGTAGGTATGCGATAGACAGAACTATCAATAGATTAGTTACTCTACTGCCAACCAACAAGTAGAATGTCTCAAAACCTGCATGGACTAGCAAATTTCCTAACAAAATGGTTCCAGATAACCAAAATTATGGAttacttttaaagaaaaaggcAGGGTAATATGTTCCCTGAATCTTGCTCAATTGACTTGTTAGCCTATAAGTCCTCCGGTAATAAAACCACTCCTATGGCTTGCTAGGGCAACAACCCACTGCCTAAAAAAACACcccacaaaagaaaagaaaaaaaaaaaacaaacaaacaaaaaacaaaacacacacacacacacacaaaaaagccctcaaaaaatagaggaaaaaaaaattggctcACCAGAGGAATACTTAGATTCATCAAATCACCTTAACTCATAATTTGGTCCAGACTATGACATAGAAAGTCATACTTTTAGAAGATAGCTTATGAACCTAATgccaaaaatttcatgtttgttAGTTCATAACTGCCCATTAGAATGTGCTGTAAATGTTAACTTAATGTGTAGCCAATTCTCTGTGTATTCCTGGGCTTCATAAAGAGAATGAAGATTTCAAAGAAGATgcagaaaaaataaagaaaatagagcAGAGACAATTCACTGAACTGTTATTATAATTGTTTCAACCTTTCATGTTGTTACCAGTAAAGAAATATCTCAATATTTCATTGGGCCTAGGTTTATGAAGCTAATTGTAAGAAGGAATTACCATCCACCTGATTATCAATTAAAAGATAGAAAATGATCAACAAATTTAAACAGATAAATACATGCAGCCATCTCACCTGTGCAAAGCCTGCTGTGCCATAACCTGCACCTAGAGCACCATAGGCACCACCAACAAAACCATAACCTACACGAGGTGGATAACTTGAAAGCAAACCTGATTTTTGTGAATTAGATCCACCAACAGATTTCTGATCTGCCTGTGGCTTTGCAAGAGAACACTCCAAAACCTGGCCTgaaaatcaggaaaaaaaaacagcCAACATATGTAAGAGTTTGTACTTGCtttctttttccctcttttttatttattttcttcaaggagGGAGGAGAGACACTAGTAAAGTAAAGTAATGATCACCATCTATCTCATATTTCTCAGTGTTCTTAAGAGCTTTCATAGCACTTGACCTCTCTGCAAAGTGTACAAAACCAATTCTACTCTTTTCCTGTCCAGATTTTGCTGGTGGTAAAACCACTTTCGTGATTTTTCCATGGTGTTCAAAAAGCTGCTTTAGCTGATCTTGGGTTATGTTCTTTGGCAAATTCTTCACGTATACTGCTTTCACCTGCATGAGACAACAAGAAGTTTGAGGTGATCAAATCCAGCCTTCGAAGAACAATACACCCCACAACAAATTGCAACATAATGCAGGAAAACACACGTCCATAGCACTAGTTCATGAAATGAAGGATCATACTTTCTCGGTTTGATAggtcaattttttcttttttctttttattcttctgtttttttttgtcCTGGTCAGGACATAGATTTTTTCCATCAGGAAATCATGTCTTTATGAAGGATAATACCTCAATAACATTCCAATCATGAGATGGGAATGATCATCCAATtgatttaatgtaatttaacaGACACCACTGAGCTTCTTATTTCTTATCTTGTCTTGTGTCAGAAGCTCCATCCTAGCACACTTGCTATGGGTTTAATGAAGtggattttttcttcttttttttttttttctgatcagAATGAAGTGCATTTTTTTTAGTAGGATCATGACTGTTTTAGCATTTCAGTCTCTTGAATTCACCAAGATGTATGCATAACAATGAACTGAATTGTTCTTTCTGgtccaaaggaaaaaaaagagtgTGCATATCCGATAAGTTCTGGCACCAAAATATTATTGTACTTCATTTGGTTTAGAAGTCACAATGTTAAATACCAATACCCATGCCAGTGTCCCTGTCACATGAATTGTGCATTGACTGTTCATCTTGCTGTGAGACAAccttgaaacaaaaaataaataaatgaacttgGAAAACCTGTGAAGCAGGAGAAGAATCAGCATTCTTAGGGTCAGCCCAGCTCACAGTAGGAGCATTATTGTCTAGTTTGAATTTCGGGTTCATCATCTTCTGCCTCGAATATTCAGCACATGCGTGGTTATAATAGTCAATAAAAGCAAAGCCACGGTTGTTGCTAGAGTTCTTCATATCCTgttaaccaaaaaataaataaataagcaaaatgcaaaaaaataaaatcaaaatcaaaccatTGGCAATGATGAATGCACAGTTTCATAATGATTAATAACAGGCCAACAAATGGAAAATGAGTGAGAGAGCAAATATACATGTCCAGAAACAATAACTACAATAAAACTAATAACAAGATCGCACTAACCTTCACCAGTTCAACAGCTGTAACTCCAGGTCCAATCTCAGTCACCACCTTCTTTATATCTTCTTCTCCCCAGCTTCTAGGAACATTACCAATGAACAGACGATGCTTTGCTTGAGATGTtgaacattttatttttctccccTGTGTGTTTGcatgagaaagagagagagagaagaaaacacTCAGCAATTTTAACAATGCCTAGCATTCACCATAAGTCCATAACCAACATGCTTCAAAAcagcatttttttaaaaataataataatttcccAAAAAGAGCAATTCTAGATCTGTTCTGCATAAAACAATGGAATCAAAGAAAATTCCCCCAAGATTCCTTAAAACCTCTTCactacttcttcttcttccatttttctttttcttttttttttttcctagcaAGGTTTTCAGTTAAATCCGGGGTAATATTTTAGGGGTAATAAACTCAGAACAGAAAGTACCACTAAGTCAACCAAGTCTCAGAATATCATTGGCTCAGAAAAACACAATGCACAAGAAGATTGTGTTACCTTAAATTCAGTATTATTCAGCTCCTCAATTGCTTTAGAAGCCAATTCTACATTTCTAAAGGTCACAAATGCAAAGCCCTTGTTCTCACCCGAATCTTTGCCTTTCATTATTCTGACCTGTAATTGGATAATATGATGGCATTAGTCTTTATACAGAGCACTTAAACTGGGTACAGGATAAACAGAAGTATAGCTTACTTCAGTTACTTCTCCTACAGACTCGCAAAAGCTCTTCAAGTCCTCCTCAGAAGCATCTTGTGAAATACCGCCAACATATACTTCAGAACCATGAGGTGGCAGGGCAAGAAGCTCAGCATGTTTTTTGCTCTCATCCTCGTCTTCAATCTTCCCTCCACCACCACTTGGGCTTTTCTGTTCATCAGCTTCATtagcctcttcttcttcctcttcttcctctacttcttcttcttcttcttccacttCCTCTTCCTCTACCTCTTCTTCCACTTCTTCCACTTCTTCTTCTACCTCTACTTCTTCATACTCGACCTCTTCATCCATTGCCTCATCAGGATCATTGTCTTCATCAAGATCCACCCTCTCATCAGACTCAATTGGCTTTTCAGGCTCGCTTAGCTTTTCAGGTTCAACTGGCTTACAGGTTGCTGATGCATTTCCCTTTGCCCTTGGCATCTTATGTATCTAATTAAGTAAGCTTGCAAGGCAACTGTGAAGAAGGTATAGAAGCCAGAAGAATTCATGGGAAGAAGTATACATATATCGAAAGGTGGAAACAAAATGAAAGGCCAAAAGGAGTTGCAGAGTATGAATTTCAATTGAACCCGTGTTATGAAATATGAGTCCGAGAGGTTGCAATGTGAAAGACAAGGTTGCATTGTGAAAGACAACTTATTAAAAGGGATAATGATAACAATAGTAGCAGTACTAAAAGAGACAGGCAAAAGAGATTTCCGAATGATAATCAAGAGGGTTATGAATCTGGTGCCAAGAccaaccaaaaaacaaagaagaaagaaagaaatcaaaaaatGAATGTCTTGATATCAGAATAAGACAGCAACCAAAAAGAATATTGACAAGTTTAAGCTTTCAAGCATCTTCATTCCAGGAGGGTGTAGCCCCCCCAAAAAATGTAAGAATAAAGAGAAGAATCATATATGAACAAAGACATTAAATCATAGACAGTAGAATTACGGGACAATCACGATGCTCCAAGATAAACCAAggtgaaaaaacaaacaacattgAAGTGCCCAATTGGAAATTTCAGCAATTCAGATATAACAGGAAGGAGAGTGAAGCCAAAAATTGCCCAATCTCACAAAAATAATACCAGTTCCAAACTAAACGTACCAATTAGTGCCGCTTCCTGCAATAAATTGACACACAATAATTGAAATCAGAATAGACCATCATGCTTCAAACGATAACTTCTCAAAAGATTACCAACAATGAGAATAAACTATAATTATCCATTAGCTGTATTTAtgcataaatgaaaaatgacagGGACTTCACAAAGGACAGTTTCTCTCCATTAAGCTTGACAAAGGACGGgtaatttttttgtatgtaatctgtgGTCTTGGTCTAGGTTGTCTATAGATACAAGTCTTATTTCTCTTGTTaacttcattgattggttagaCTTTAAGTAAGGACAGGTGATGTTTTTTGCTTCTTTCCCTTCCCCTCTAGGCCGAGCCATTAGGCTTTTACTGTATACTTTGAGGGCACTGTTTTTTGTGTATCCTCTTTTCCTTACATACGTCTtttctttatctatcaaaaaaataaaaaaaaataccccCCATTTGGCATTTATGAAATCTGAGAAacagtaaagaaaaataaaaggtcaAGGATCTTGTGTGGTATGatgctttggtttccaaaactGAGACAAGCCAAATAGTTGTACGAAGCTCCCATTTGGATTAACTTCTGAGAAGCCCCCTAACTCCTAAGCATAATTCACTAACGGCTTTTGTTTCTTCAGGTgccaaataataaataactctCTCAGCAACCAGACATAGAAtcaatgagaaaagaaagaaagaaagaaaaaataccTATGATTAATGCAATTGAAAaggaataatttttatttgagagGTTCTAGACGTATAATATTGACTTGTAAGCAGAATTACATCACAGAATCTTCAACATGGAATTGTTAAAGAGCACTAGAAGCAAAATCTGACAGAATTATACATAGGCAACAATCTCATCAACATAGAGGCAGCTTACCCCAATTCACCTCCCTGAATATGCATATTCATGTTGGGATCTAAGCATAACAGTTTGTTCCTATGT
Proteins encoded in this region:
- the LOC100267377 gene encoding heterogeneous nuclear ribonucleoprotein Q, whose protein sequence is MPRAKGNASATCKPVEPEKLSEPEKPIESDERVDLDEDNDPDEAMDEEVEYEEVEVEEEVEEVEEEVEEEEVEEEEEEVEEEEEEEEANEADEQKSPSGGGGKIEDEDESKKHAELLALPPHGSEVYVGGISQDASEEDLKSFCESVGEVTEVRIMKGKDSGENKGFAFVTFRNVELASKAIEELNNTEFKGRKIKCSTSQAKHRLFIGNVPRSWGEEDIKKVVTEIGPGVTAVELVKDMKNSSNNRGFAFIDYYNHACAEYSRQKMMNPKFKLDNNAPTVSWADPKNADSSPASQVKAVYVKNLPKNITQDQLKQLFEHHGKITKVVLPPAKSGQEKSRIGFVHFAERSSAMKALKNTEKYEIDGQVLECSLAKPQADQKSVGGSNSQKSGLLSSYPPRVGYGFVGGAYGALGAGYGTAGFAQPLIYGRGPTPAGMAMMPMLLPDGRIGYVLQQPGAQPHTPPSHQRSSGRGGSGSGSKSGGSSSRGRHNNDGGHGRRYHPY